One Bradyrhizobium sp. ISRA464 genomic window carries:
- a CDS encoding ABC transporter substrate-binding protein, with translation MRNTISALLLGTAMVFSAASVASAQDKMDKTVKIGALSDQSGLYADLAGPGSTLAAQMAIEDSGLKAKGWTIDLISGDHQNKPDIGTTIARQWFDVDKVDVVVDVPNSGVALAVNNVVKEKNGVYINSGAATSDLTNAQCSPNTVHWTYDTYMLAHATGQALVKAGGDTWFFLTADYAFGAALERDTTAVVTANGGKVVGGVKHPLNTADFSSFLLQAQASKAKIIGLANAGGDTTNSIKQAAEFGIVKGGQKLAALLLFLTDVKAIGLETAQGLNFTETFYWDLNDQTRAFSKRFSERMKNSAPPTMVQAGVYAGLMHYFKALEALGGNPHDGVKVVAKMKSIPTDDPLFGKGEIQPNGRVTHSAYLFEVKKPSESKGPWDFYKLVGTVPGNQAFTPLDKSTCPLLKK, from the coding sequence ATGAGGAATACGATTTCAGCGCTTCTGCTCGGCACCGCGATGGTGTTCAGCGCCGCGAGCGTCGCCTCCGCCCAGGACAAGATGGACAAGACGGTCAAGATCGGCGCACTGTCCGATCAGTCCGGCCTCTATGCCGACCTCGCAGGTCCCGGCTCGACGCTGGCGGCGCAGATGGCGATCGAGGATTCCGGCCTGAAGGCCAAGGGCTGGACCATCGATCTCATCTCCGGCGATCACCAGAACAAGCCCGACATTGGCACCACCATCGCCCGGCAGTGGTTCGACGTCGACAAGGTCGACGTGGTCGTCGACGTGCCGAATTCCGGCGTCGCGCTCGCGGTCAACAACGTCGTGAAGGAAAAGAACGGCGTCTACATCAACTCGGGCGCCGCGACCTCGGATCTGACCAACGCGCAGTGCTCGCCGAACACGGTGCACTGGACCTACGACACCTACATGCTCGCCCACGCCACCGGCCAGGCGTTGGTGAAGGCGGGCGGGGACACGTGGTTCTTCCTGACCGCGGACTATGCGTTCGGCGCGGCGCTGGAACGCGACACCACCGCCGTCGTCACCGCCAATGGCGGCAAGGTGGTCGGCGGCGTCAAGCATCCGCTCAACACCGCGGACTTCTCCTCCTTCCTTCTGCAGGCGCAAGCCTCCAAGGCCAAGATCATCGGTCTTGCCAATGCCGGCGGCGACACCACCAACTCGATCAAGCAGGCCGCCGAGTTCGGCATCGTCAAGGGCGGCCAGAAGCTCGCCGCGCTCCTGCTGTTCCTGACCGACGTCAAGGCGATCGGGCTCGAGACCGCGCAGGGCCTCAACTTCACCGAGACGTTCTACTGGGATCTGAACGACCAGACCCGTGCCTTCTCCAAGCGCTTCTCGGAGCGGATGAAGAACAGCGCTCCCCCGACCATGGTGCAGGCCGGCGTCTATGCGGGCCTGATGCATTATTTCAAGGCGCTGGAAGCGCTCGGCGGCAATCCGCATGACGGCGTCAAGGTGGTCGCCAAGATGAAGTCGATCCCGACCGACGATCCTCTGTTCGGCAAGGGCGAGATCCAGCCCAACGGCCGTGTCACCCACAGCGCCTATCTGTTCGAGGTGAAGAAGCCGTCGGAGTCCAAGGGGCCGTGGGATTTCTACAAGCTGGTCGGCACCGTGCCGGGCAACCAGGCTTTCACCCCGCTCGACAAAAGCACCTGCCCATTGCTGAAGAAGTAA
- a CDS encoding ABC transporter ATP-binding protein encodes MAEAKLAEAPATAASAEVLSVKDLQAWYGESHILHGINFSVKAGEVVTLLGRNGAGKTTTLKSVMGVIGKRSGSIRFNNQEIIRATSDRIARMGIAFCPEERGIFSSLDVRENLMLPPVVRSGGLSLDQIFTLFPNLKERLTSQGTKLSGGEQQMLAIARILRTGARFLMLDEPTEGLAPVIIQQIGRTISRLKSEGFTILLVEQNFRFASTVADRYYIVEHGKVIDGFSNSELSANMDKLHTYLGV; translated from the coding sequence ATGGCTGAGGCGAAACTGGCGGAAGCCCCCGCGACGGCTGCCAGCGCCGAGGTGCTGTCGGTCAAGGATCTGCAGGCCTGGTACGGTGAGTCCCACATCCTTCACGGCATCAATTTCAGCGTGAAGGCCGGCGAGGTCGTGACGCTGCTCGGCCGCAACGGCGCCGGCAAGACCACGACGCTGAAGTCGGTGATGGGTGTCATCGGCAAGCGCTCCGGCTCCATCCGGTTCAACAATCAGGAGATCATCCGCGCCACGTCCGACAGGATCGCGCGGATGGGAATTGCGTTCTGCCCTGAGGAGCGCGGCATCTTCTCGAGCCTCGACGTGCGCGAAAACCTGATGCTGCCGCCGGTGGTGCGGAGCGGGGGCCTGTCGCTCGACCAGATCTTCACGCTGTTTCCGAACCTGAAGGAGCGCCTCACCAGCCAGGGCACCAAGCTTTCGGGCGGCGAGCAGCAGATGCTGGCGATCGCGCGCATCCTGCGCACCGGCGCGCGCTTCCTGATGCTGGACGAGCCGACCGAAGGGCTGGCGCCGGTCATCATCCAGCAGATCGGCCGCACCATTTCGCGCCTGAAGTCGGAGGGATTCACCATCCTTCTGGTCGAACAGAATTTCCGCTTCGCCTCGACCGTTGCCGACCGCTACTACATCGTCGAGCACGGCAAGGTGATCGACGGATTCTCGAATTCGGAACTGTCGGCCAACATGGACAAGCTCCATACTTACCTTGGCGTCTGA
- a CDS encoding ABC transporter ATP-binding protein, translating into MADEFILETSGLTKEFAGFFAVRDVALKVRRGHIHALIGPNGAGKTTCFNLLTKFLNPSAGEIRYKGQDITAMPPADVARLGLVRSFQISAVFPHLTALENVRVALQRQHGASFDFWRSKTVLDHFNPRAHELLNDVGLSEFANTPAVEMPYGRKRALEIATTLALDPEMMLLDEPMAGMGHEDIDKIAALIKRISAKYTILMVEHNLSVVANLSDVITVLTRGQVLAEGNYADLSKDERVKEAYLGAGHG; encoded by the coding sequence TTGGCCGATGAGTTCATTCTCGAAACCAGCGGATTGACCAAGGAATTCGCGGGTTTCTTCGCAGTTCGTGACGTCGCGCTGAAGGTGCGTCGCGGTCACATTCACGCGTTGATCGGGCCTAACGGCGCCGGCAAGACAACCTGTTTCAACCTGTTGACCAAATTCCTGAACCCTTCGGCGGGCGAGATCCGCTACAAGGGGCAGGATATCACCGCGATGCCGCCGGCCGACGTGGCGCGGCTCGGATTGGTCCGGTCGTTCCAGATTTCGGCGGTGTTTCCCCATCTGACAGCGCTCGAAAACGTCCGCGTGGCCTTGCAGCGCCAGCACGGTGCGTCGTTCGATTTCTGGCGCTCCAAGACCGTGCTCGACCACTTCAATCCGCGCGCCCATGAGCTGTTGAACGACGTCGGCTTGAGCGAATTCGCCAACACGCCGGCGGTCGAGATGCCCTATGGCCGCAAGCGCGCACTTGAAATTGCGACGACGCTCGCGCTCGACCCGGAGATGATGCTGCTCGACGAGCCGATGGCCGGCATGGGCCATGAGGACATCGACAAGATTGCGGCGCTGATCAAGCGGATTTCCGCCAAATACACCATCCTGATGGTCGAGCATAACCTCTCGGTCGTGGCCAATCTTTCCGACGTCATCACCGTGCTGACGCGCGGCCAGGTGCTGGCGGAGGGCAACTACGCCGACCTCTCCAAGGACGAGCGCGTGAAGGAAGCCTATCTGGGAGCGGGTCATGGCTGA
- a CDS encoding ArsC family reductase has protein sequence MTITIYGIKNCDTMKKARAWLDDHGVAYDFHDYKIAGIGKDKLEQWSDEVGWETLLNRAGTTFKKLPDADKDGLNERKALALMADQPSMIKRPVLDLGAKRVVGFKPDLYAKEMPAKARKS, from the coding sequence TTGACCATCACCATCTACGGCATCAAGAACTGCGACACCATGAAGAAAGCCCGCGCCTGGCTCGACGATCACGGCGTGGCCTATGATTTTCACGACTACAAGATCGCCGGAATCGGCAAGGACAAGCTCGAGCAGTGGAGCGATGAAGTCGGCTGGGAGACGCTGCTCAATCGCGCCGGGACTACCTTCAAGAAGCTGCCGGACGCCGACAAGGACGGATTGAACGAGCGCAAGGCGCTGGCGCTGATGGCCGATCAGCCGTCGATGATCAAGCGGCCCGTGCTCGACCTCGGGGCCAAGCGCGTGGTCGGCTTCAAGCCGGATCTCTACGCCAAGGAAATGCCGGCGAAGGCGCGCAAGAGCTGA
- a CDS encoding dicarboxylate/amino acid:cation symporter, with the protein MTTDAIRPAVHRHQPWYKVLYVQVLIAIALGILIGHYNPGLGKALKPLGDGFIALIKMMIAPVIFCTVVHGISSMGDLKRVGRVGLKALIYFETVSTVALAIGLLVGELLQPGHGFNIDPTTIDPKSVATYVSKAKEEGIVAHLMAIIPDSYFGALSRGDLLQVLLISILSGFAIAFMGKAGEPIAAAIDKAAKVFFGIIRIIVRVAPLGAFGAMAFTVGAYGLGSLWNLAALIGTFYLTSVLFVLIVLGAIARLAGFSILRFIAYIKDELLIVLGTSSSETVLPQMIQKMEHLGASRSVVGLVIPTGYSFNLDGTNIYMTLATLFLAQATNTHLTMWQELGILGIAMITSKGASGVTGAGFITLAATLSIVPDIPIQSIAILVGIDKFMSECRALTNLVGNGVACVVISLSEGELDKDALHETMAHPLELGEALEPGGTG; encoded by the coding sequence ATGACCACAGACGCGATCCGGCCTGCCGTTCACCGTCATCAGCCCTGGTACAAGGTTCTCTATGTCCAGGTGCTGATCGCGATCGCGCTCGGCATCCTGATCGGGCATTACAACCCCGGCCTCGGCAAGGCGCTGAAGCCGCTCGGCGACGGCTTCATTGCGCTGATCAAGATGATGATCGCGCCGGTGATCTTCTGCACGGTGGTGCACGGCATCTCCTCGATGGGCGACCTCAAGCGCGTCGGCCGGGTCGGGCTGAAGGCGCTGATCTATTTCGAGACCGTGTCGACGGTTGCGCTCGCGATCGGCCTTCTGGTCGGCGAATTGCTGCAGCCTGGCCACGGCTTCAACATAGATCCGACCACGATCGATCCGAAGTCGGTCGCGACCTACGTCAGCAAGGCGAAGGAGGAGGGCATCGTCGCCCACCTGATGGCGATCATTCCGGACAGCTATTTCGGGGCGCTTTCGCGCGGCGACCTCCTGCAGGTGCTGCTGATCTCGATCCTCTCCGGATTTGCCATCGCGTTCATGGGCAAGGCCGGCGAGCCGATCGCGGCGGCGATCGACAAGGCCGCCAAGGTGTTCTTCGGCATCATCCGCATCATCGTTCGCGTCGCGCCGCTTGGCGCGTTCGGCGCCATGGCCTTCACAGTCGGCGCCTACGGGCTCGGCTCGCTGTGGAACCTGGCCGCGCTGATCGGTACCTTCTATCTCACCAGTGTGCTGTTCGTGCTGATCGTGCTCGGCGCCATTGCGCGGCTCGCGGGCTTCTCGATCCTCCGCTTCATCGCCTATATCAAGGACGAGCTCCTGATCGTGCTCGGCACCTCGTCATCGGAGACCGTGCTGCCGCAGATGATCCAGAAGATGGAGCATCTCGGCGCCTCGCGCTCGGTGGTCGGCCTCGTTATCCCGACCGGCTACAGCTTCAACCTCGACGGCACCAACATCTACATGACGCTGGCGACGCTGTTCCTGGCACAGGCCACCAACACGCATCTGACGATGTGGCAGGAGCTCGGCATTCTCGGCATCGCCATGATCACCTCGAAGGGCGCCTCCGGCGTCACCGGCGCGGGCTTCATCACGCTCGCGGCGACGCTGTCGATCGTGCCCGACATTCCGATCCAGTCGATCGCGATCCTGGTCGGCATCGACAAGTTCATGAGCGAGTGCCGCGCGCTCACCAACCTGGTCGGCAACGGCGTCGCCTGCGTGGTGATCAGCCTTTCCGAAGGCGAGCTCGACAAGGATGCGCTGCATGAGACGATGGCGCATCCGCTCGAACTCGGCGAGGCGCTGGAGCCGGGCGGGACGGGGTAG
- a CDS encoding glutathione S-transferase N-terminal domain-containing protein — MADLSAFPITKRWPVQHPDRLQLYSLPTPNGVKVSIMLEEIGLPYEVHLVDFNKDDQKTAEFLSLNPNGKIPAILDPDGPGGKPLPLFESGAILQYLAEKTGKLLPAGPARRYETIQWVHFQMGGIGPMFGQVGFFNKFAGKDYEDKRPLQRYIAESKRLLGVMETHLAGRQWFMDDEYTIADISMLGWVRNLIGFYDARGLVEFDQFKDVAAWLERGLARPAVQRGLNIPKRP; from the coding sequence ATGGCCGATCTCTCCGCCTTTCCGATTACAAAACGCTGGCCCGTTCAGCATCCGGATCGCTTGCAGCTCTATTCGTTGCCGACGCCGAATGGGGTGAAGGTCTCGATCATGCTCGAGGAGATCGGGCTGCCTTACGAAGTGCATCTCGTCGACTTCAACAAGGACGACCAGAAGACAGCGGAGTTCCTCTCGCTGAACCCGAACGGCAAGATCCCGGCGATCCTCGATCCCGACGGCCCCGGCGGCAAGCCGCTGCCCTTGTTCGAATCCGGCGCCATCCTGCAATACCTGGCCGAGAAGACCGGCAAGCTGCTGCCGGCGGGTCCGGCGCGCCGTTACGAAACCATCCAGTGGGTTCATTTCCAGATGGGCGGCATCGGCCCGATGTTCGGCCAGGTCGGCTTCTTCAACAAATTCGCCGGCAAGGACTATGAAGACAAGCGGCCGCTGCAGCGCTACATCGCGGAATCCAAGCGTCTGCTCGGCGTGATGGAGACACACCTCGCAGGGCGGCAGTGGTTCATGGATGACGAGTACACCATCGCCGATATCTCGATGCTCGGCTGGGTGCGCAATCTGATCGGCTTCTACGATGCACGCGGGCTTGTCGAGTTCGACCAGTTCAAGGACGTTGCGGCCTGGCTGGAGCGCGGGCTCGCGCGTCCTGCCGTGCAGCGTGGACTGAATATTCCGAAGCGGCCCTAG